The following coding sequences lie in one Sorghum bicolor cultivar BTx623 chromosome 6, Sorghum_bicolor_NCBIv3, whole genome shotgun sequence genomic window:
- the LOC110436450 gene encoding uncharacterized protein LOC110436450, whose product MAITKQSDAIYVKKLAAAAVTPATEPSSTAVLMPALKPSSTNVPGSSLGSFSVRRSTSTHCAAPASSLARFRSEPSSPALNYPTWHMEAVTATALLVAAMATVPTARRVTQLATRGLPLAFRSQPSCAASCTSCPPSYPSSVADLVASSVAPRHRSIQRQWWRHHWGRAPSTSPPSWTTFSSPSSGATWWR is encoded by the exons CGACGCGATCTACGTGAAGAAGCTGGCGGCGGCCGCGGTCACGCCCGCTACCGAACCGTCGTCCACCGCCGTACTCATGCCTGCGCTTAAGCCGTCGTCCACCAACGTTCCTGGATCGTCTCTAGGGTCGTTCTCTGTCCGCAGGAGCACCTCGACACACTGCGCCGCTCCTGCATCGTCTCTAGCAAGATTCAGGTCTGAACCCTCCTCACCAGCCCTCAACTACCCAACTTGGCACATGGAGGCTGTGACAGCGACTGCACTCCTGGTCGCAGCGATGGCGACTGTCCCCACTGCCAGGAGGGTGACACAGCTTGCGACTCGGGGCCTCCCCCTGGCCTTTCGTAGCCAGCCTTCTTGCGCCGCCTCCTGCACCTCGTGCCCGCCCTCGTATCCTAGCTCAGTCGCCGACCTAGTCGCCAGTTCTGTTGCTCCTCGTCATAG GTCAATCCAGCGGCAGTGGTGGCGTCACCACTGGGGAAGGGCGCCGAGTACCAGCCCTCCTTCATGGACTACcttttcctcgccttcttccggAGCAACATGGTGGAGGTGA